In one Janibacter cremeus genomic region, the following are encoded:
- a CDS encoding undecaprenyl-diphosphate phosphatase — protein sequence MDYLTALILGLVQGLTEFLPISSSAHISIVGQLIGQDDPGAAFTAITQLGTETAVLIYFWRDIVTIIRQWCLALVGKVPQSDPDVRMGWLVIAGSIPIGVLGLLFKDQIETDLRSLWITATMLLVFALVIMVAERVGRQERRLTELTWKHGIFYGLWQALALVPGVSRSGGTIAGGLFMGYTREAAARYSFLLAIPAVLASGGLQVVEVLRGEAEGSGANWGPIWAATAVAFAVGYAVIAWFMRYITTHTFTPFMVYRIVLALGLFALLGTGTIAA from the coding sequence ATGGACTACCTGACCGCCCTGATCCTGGGCCTGGTGCAGGGGCTGACCGAGTTCCTCCCGATCTCCTCCAGCGCCCACATCTCGATCGTCGGGCAGCTGATCGGCCAGGACGACCCCGGCGCGGCCTTCACGGCGATCACCCAGCTCGGGACCGAGACCGCGGTGCTCATCTACTTCTGGCGGGACATCGTCACGATCATCCGCCAGTGGTGCCTCGCGCTCGTGGGCAAGGTCCCCCAGAGCGACCCCGACGTGCGCATGGGGTGGCTCGTCATCGCCGGCAGCATCCCCATCGGTGTGCTCGGCCTGCTCTTCAAGGACCAGATCGAGACCGACCTGCGGAGCCTGTGGATCACCGCGACGATGCTGCTCGTCTTCGCGCTGGTCATCATGGTGGCCGAGCGGGTCGGCCGGCAGGAGCGCCGGCTGACCGAGCTGACGTGGAAGCACGGCATCTTCTACGGGCTGTGGCAGGCGCTGGCCCTCGTCCCCGGTGTCTCGCGCAGCGGCGGGACGATCGCCGGTGGTCTCTTCATGGGCTACACCCGCGAGGCCGCGGCCCGCTACTCCTTCCTGCTCGCCATCCCCGCCGTGCTCGCCTCCGGCGGACTCCAGGTCGTGGAGGTCCTGCGCGGGGAGGCCGAGGGCTCGGGTGCCAACTGGGGTCCGATCTGGGCGGCGACGGCCGTGGCCTTCGCCGTCGGCTACGCCGTCATCGCGTGGTTCATGCGGTACATCACCACGCACACCTTCACCCCCTTCATGGTCTACCGCATCGTCCTCGCCCTGGGCCTGTTCGCCCTGCTGGGCACGGGCACCATCGCGGCGTGA
- a CDS encoding bifunctional NAD(P)/FAD-dependent oxidoreductase/class I SAM-dependent methyltransferase, with the protein MSTHDHSTPSVVERHVDVAVVGGSAAGLATTLQLSRQCRSVIVIDSGEPRNAPADQMHSYLGHEGRSPADFLRIAREEVRSYGAEVLTGRAVDVTREDGGFRVALSGGHVVHARRVVAATGLSDELPDLPGLAEHWGGAVIHCPFCHGYEVRDTRLVALVTSPMGLHPLPLLRQLTGDLTVLVHEGVTADDPQLQLLRDAGVKVVVARAERVVSDDAGALSGIRLADGSVIEADAMLIGTRLHARVAPFAGVGLTAGEHPTGIATYVEADPMTGTTAAPGVYAVGTLAEPMLQVLPTAAAGTRVGSMIGFDLAQEDLEAAARPNAHAADWDGRYCGDLQWSGNPNGSLVAEVEGLAPGSALDVGAGEGGDALWLAQQGWRVTASDISELALERVGAAAGERGVQVERLRADANAADPFGGKQYDLVTAAYASLPRTPDGRGVANVLDAVARGGRLVIINHDTHDMDLAGGDVEQTRPFDHKAFVDTGEFLAAIRGRSGWVIEAGERRTRPAGALSTQHVHDVVLHARRTA; encoded by the coding sequence ATGAGCACCCACGACCACAGCACCCCGTCCGTCGTCGAGCGACACGTCGACGTGGCCGTCGTCGGCGGTTCCGCCGCGGGCCTCGCCACGACCTTGCAGCTCTCCCGCCAGTGTCGGTCGGTGATCGTCATCGACTCCGGCGAGCCCCGGAACGCGCCCGCAGACCAGATGCACAGCTACCTCGGCCACGAGGGTCGCTCGCCCGCGGACTTCCTGCGGATCGCGCGTGAGGAGGTGCGCTCCTACGGCGCCGAGGTGCTCACCGGTCGCGCCGTCGACGTGACCCGCGAGGACGGCGGCTTCCGTGTCGCACTCAGTGGTGGACACGTGGTCCACGCCCGCCGGGTCGTCGCCGCGACCGGCCTGAGCGACGAGCTCCCCGACCTGCCCGGCCTGGCCGAGCACTGGGGTGGTGCGGTCATCCACTGCCCCTTCTGTCACGGCTACGAGGTCCGGGACACGCGCCTCGTCGCGCTCGTGACCTCGCCGATGGGTCTGCACCCGCTGCCGCTGCTGCGTCAGCTCACCGGTGACCTCACCGTCCTCGTTCACGAGGGTGTTACCGCGGATGACCCGCAGCTGCAGCTGTTGCGCGATGCGGGGGTGAAGGTCGTCGTGGCGCGGGCCGAGCGGGTGGTCAGTGACGACGCCGGCGCGCTCAGCGGAATCCGCCTCGCGGACGGCAGTGTCATCGAGGCCGACGCGATGCTCATCGGGACCCGACTGCATGCCCGGGTCGCCCCCTTCGCCGGGGTGGGTCTGACGGCCGGCGAGCACCCGACCGGAATCGCCACGTACGTCGAGGCCGACCCGATGACCGGCACCACCGCTGCCCCCGGGGTCTACGCCGTCGGCACGCTCGCCGAGCCGATGCTGCAGGTCCTGCCGACCGCCGCGGCCGGCACGCGGGTGGGCAGCATGATCGGCTTTGACCTCGCGCAGGAGGACCTGGAGGCAGCGGCGCGGCCGAACGCGCACGCCGCGGACTGGGACGGTCGCTACTGCGGTGACCTGCAGTGGAGCGGCAACCCCAACGGCTCCCTCGTCGCCGAGGTCGAGGGGCTGGCGCCGGGGTCCGCTCTCGACGTGGGAGCGGGCGAAGGGGGCGACGCCCTCTGGTTGGCCCAGCAGGGGTGGCGGGTGACGGCCAGCGACATCTCCGAGCTCGCGTTGGAGCGAGTCGGTGCGGCGGCAGGGGAGCGGGGCGTGCAGGTGGAGCGCCTCCGGGCCGACGCGAATGCGGCCGATCCCTTTGGCGGGAAGCAGTACGACCTCGTCACCGCGGCGTACGCGTCCCTCCCGCGGACGCCGGACGGGCGCGGCGTGGCCAACGTGCTCGACGCCGTGGCGCGCGGCGGTCGGCTGGTGATCATCAACCACGACACGCACGACATGGACCTGGCCGGCGGTGATGTCGAGCAGACGCGCCCCTTCGACCACAAGGCCTTCGTCGACACCGGCGAGTTCCTCGCCGCGATCAGGGGACGTTCGGGGTGGGTCATCGAGGCCGGGGAGCGTCGGACGCGTCCGGCCGGCGCCCTCTCCACGCAGCACGTGCACGACGTGGTCCTGCATGCCCGACGCACTGCCTGA
- the mreD gene encoding rod shape-determining protein MreD, which translates to MTGLRWPLRLLLLAAALVAVLALGARGVVTPPDLVLVVVVGVALVSGPWAGALIGLLGGWLLDLAPPVADPLGVSALGYAAAGWLAGTARRRAGHPWWWPVPVTAAAVVVARTLPVLIDLASARPIAWGALAWEVLATATVGLVLVGLVGRVEATLVTRRWA; encoded by the coding sequence GTGACCGGACTGCGTTGGCCCCTGCGACTGCTGCTCCTCGCGGCGGCGCTCGTCGCCGTGCTCGCCCTGGGGGCGCGCGGGGTCGTCACCCCTCCGGACCTCGTCCTCGTGGTCGTCGTCGGCGTCGCGCTCGTGTCCGGGCCGTGGGCCGGGGCCCTGATCGGCCTCCTCGGCGGGTGGCTGCTCGACCTCGCCCCGCCCGTCGCGGACCCGCTCGGGGTCTCCGCGCTCGGGTACGCGGCCGCGGGCTGGCTCGCCGGGACGGCCCGCCGCCGCGCCGGCCACCCGTGGTGGTGGCCCGTCCCGGTCACCGCTGCCGCCGTGGTCGTCGCCCGCACCCTCCCGGTGCTCATCGACCTGGCCAGTGCCCGCCCGATCGCCTGGGGGGCTCTCGCGTGGGAGGTCCTCGCCACCGCGACCGTCGGGCTCGTGCTCGTCGGGCTCGTCGGGCGGGTGGAGGCGACACTCGTCACCCGGCGGTGGGCATGA
- a CDS encoding bifunctional folylpolyglutamate synthase/dihydrofolate synthase has translation MSPAPDAQQRQAADELELRKRMREVEDGILARAPEHDLQPSLDRIRAVMDLLGEPQRALPVIHITGTNGKTSTARIIESILRESGLKTGRFTSPHLQDIRERITIGGELITREAFLDAWADIAPFVDAVDTRSVSEDGPRMTYFEVLVALAYTAFADAPVDVAIVEVGMGGSWDATNVVEADVAVITPIGVDHQHFLGDSIQDIAHEKAGIIHPDAIVVSAPQDPDVAAILADRAEEVGARLAVAGTDFGVLERDVAVGGQMVSLRGLAGDHPDLVLNLHGAHQADNAALAVAAVEAFLGGGEQPLAEEVLAAGLAAATSPGRLEIVRRSPTVIVDAAHNPHGAAVLAEALKDSFTFGRLVGVISIFTDKDVVGILESLEPALDEVVITRSTSPRAMRPSRLGEIAGEVFGDHRVTVIDELPDALDHAAQLADEGGVSGGVVATGSIVTVGEVRLLLGVTEVEAPVKQPEVQPLELPDGDD, from the coding sequence ATGAGCCCAGCCCCCGACGCCCAGCAGCGACAGGCCGCCGACGAGCTCGAGCTGCGCAAGCGGATGCGCGAGGTCGAGGACGGGATCCTCGCCCGCGCGCCCGAGCACGACCTCCAGCCCAGCCTCGACCGCATCCGGGCGGTCATGGACCTGCTCGGGGAACCGCAGCGCGCACTGCCGGTCATCCACATCACCGGCACGAACGGCAAGACCTCGACCGCGCGGATCATCGAGTCGATCCTGCGCGAGTCCGGCCTCAAGACCGGCCGCTTCACCTCGCCGCACCTGCAGGACATCCGCGAGCGCATCACCATCGGTGGTGAGCTGATCACCCGCGAGGCCTTCCTCGACGCGTGGGCGGACATCGCCCCCTTCGTCGACGCGGTCGACACCCGCTCGGTCTCCGAGGACGGGCCGCGGATGACCTACTTCGAGGTCCTCGTCGCGCTCGCCTACACCGCCTTCGCGGACGCCCCGGTCGACGTCGCGATCGTCGAGGTCGGGATGGGCGGGTCCTGGGACGCGACGAACGTCGTCGAGGCCGATGTCGCCGTCATCACCCCGATCGGTGTCGACCACCAGCACTTCCTCGGCGACTCGATCCAGGACATCGCCCACGAGAAGGCCGGGATCATCCACCCCGACGCCATCGTCGTCTCCGCGCCCCAGGACCCGGACGTCGCCGCCATCCTCGCCGACCGCGCGGAGGAGGTCGGTGCCCGGCTCGCCGTCGCGGGCACCGACTTCGGCGTGCTCGAGCGCGATGTCGCCGTCGGCGGGCAGATGGTCTCCCTCCGCGGCCTCGCCGGTGATCACCCCGACCTGGTGCTCAACCTCCACGGGGCGCACCAGGCGGACAACGCCGCGCTCGCCGTGGCGGCCGTGGAGGCCTTCCTCGGCGGGGGGGAGCAGCCGTTGGCCGAGGAGGTGCTCGCCGCGGGCCTCGCCGCGGCCACCTCGCCCGGTCGCCTGGAGATCGTGCGCCGCAGTCCAACGGTCATCGTCGACGCCGCCCACAACCCGCACGGGGCCGCCGTCCTCGCCGAGGCGCTCAAGGACTCCTTCACCTTCGGTCGGCTCGTCGGGGTGATCTCGATCTTCACCGACAAGGACGTCGTCGGGATCCTCGAGTCGCTCGAGCCGGCACTGGACGAGGTCGTCATCACGCGCAGCACCTCCCCGCGGGCGATGCGCCCGTCCCGTCTCGGCGAGATCGCCGGGGAGGTCTTCGGTGACCACCGCGTCACCGTCATCGACGAGCTGCCGGACGCGCTGGACCACGCCGCGCAGCTGGCCGACGAAGGGGGCGTGTCCGGGGGCGTCGTCGCCACCGGCTCCATCGTCACGGTCGGCGAGGTGCGCCTGCTCCTGGGGGTGACCGAGGTCGAGGCACCGGTCAAGCAGCCGGAGGTCCAGCCGCTCGAGCTGCCGGACGGGGACGACTGA
- a CDS encoding rod shape-determining protein — protein sequence MSRDLAIDLGTANTLIHSRERGVVLDEPSVVALSVETGELVAAGSRAKEMLGRTPGAVRAVRPLRGGVISEPDAAEQMLRWFTERVGMSGIVRPRVVVCIPSDITGVERRAVEETALRVGARRVYLVEEPMVAAIGGGLPVTDTQASMVVDIGGGSTDVAVIALGGIVASRSTRTAGDAVDEAIADHVRRNLSLLLGERSAEDIKVKVGSAFPLATEVSTRVRGRDLVTGLPKTVDVGSAEIRRAIAQPVGTVIALVREVLDRCPPELAGDVLERGITLTGGGALLRGLDERMRHELGVPVTVAHAPLRAVVRGAGRCIDDFAALQPVLIDGHRF from the coding sequence ATGTCGCGTGATCTCGCGATCGACCTGGGGACTGCCAACACCCTGATCCACTCGCGGGAGCGGGGCGTGGTCCTCGACGAGCCCAGCGTGGTCGCCCTGAGCGTCGAGACCGGGGAGCTCGTGGCTGCCGGGAGCCGGGCGAAGGAGATGCTCGGCCGTACCCCCGGTGCGGTGCGTGCCGTTCGTCCCCTGCGGGGTGGGGTGATCAGCGAGCCGGACGCCGCCGAGCAGATGCTGCGCTGGTTCACCGAGCGCGTCGGCATGTCCGGCATCGTGCGTCCCCGGGTCGTCGTGTGCATCCCCAGCGACATCACGGGCGTCGAGCGGCGGGCCGTCGAGGAGACGGCCCTGCGCGTCGGGGCCCGACGGGTCTACCTCGTCGAGGAGCCGATGGTGGCCGCGATCGGCGGCGGGCTGCCGGTGACCGACACGCAGGCCTCGATGGTCGTCGACATCGGCGGCGGGTCGACCGACGTGGCCGTGATCGCGCTCGGGGGCATCGTCGCCTCCCGCAGCACCCGCACGGCCGGTGACGCGGTGGACGAGGCGATCGCCGACCACGTGCGCCGCAACCTCTCGCTGCTGCTGGGCGAGCGCAGCGCGGAGGACATCAAGGTCAAGGTCGGGTCGGCCTTCCCGCTCGCGACCGAGGTGAGCACCCGGGTGCGTGGACGCGACCTCGTCACCGGGCTGCCCAAGACGGTCGACGTGGGCTCCGCCGAGATCCGTCGGGCCATTGCGCAGCCCGTCGGGACGGTCATCGCCCTCGTGCGCGAGGTGCTCGACCGCTGCCCGCCGGAGCTGGCGGGGGACGTCCTCGAGCGCGGGATCACCCTCACCGGCGGGGGTGCGCTCCTGCGTGGGCTCGACGAGCGGATGCGCCACGAGCTCGGGGTCCCGGTCACCGTCGCCCACGCGCCGTTGCGCGCGGTCGTCCGCGGTGCCGGACGGTGCATCGACGACTTCGCCGCCCTCCAGCCCGTCCTCATCGACGGGCACCGCTTCTGA
- the lpdA gene encoding dihydrolipoyl dehydrogenase, with protein sequence MADFDLVVLGAGPGGYVAAIRAAQLGKSVAVVEKQYWGGVCLNVGCIPSKALIKNAELAHTLTHDKKKFGIEGDATMSYGPTHKRSRQVSEGIVKGVHFLMKKNKITEIDGWGTLTSATSMDVDLNDGETKSLTFDKLIIASGATTKMLPGVEVSDNVVTYEEQILDENLPGSMIIAGSGAIGVEFAYVMKNFGVDVTIVEFLDRMVPTEDPAISKELLKHYKKLGVKVMLSTKVESVEDTGSGVKVTVTAKGGEEQVLEADKLLSAIGFSPRVEGFGLDAAGVELTDRGAIAIDEYCRTNVENVYAIGDCTAKLMLAHTAEAQGVVAAEHMSGAETMPVEYDFIPRATYCHPQIASFGYSEEQAKEKGFDVKTATFPFSANGKAVGLGDPTGFVKVVADAEYNEILGAHMIGPDVTELLPALTLAQQWDLTADEVARNVFAHPTLSEALKEAVEGIAGHMTHL encoded by the coding sequence ATGGCTGACTTCGACCTCGTAGTGCTCGGTGCAGGACCCGGTGGATACGTCGCGGCGATCCGCGCAGCGCAGCTCGGCAAGAGCGTCGCCGTCGTGGAGAAGCAGTACTGGGGTGGTGTCTGCCTCAACGTCGGGTGCATCCCCAGCAAGGCGCTGATCAAGAACGCCGAGCTGGCGCACACGTTGACGCACGACAAGAAGAAGTTCGGCATCGAGGGCGACGCCACGATGTCCTACGGCCCGACGCACAAGCGCTCCCGCCAGGTGAGCGAGGGCATCGTCAAGGGCGTCCACTTCCTGATGAAGAAGAACAAGATCACCGAGATCGACGGGTGGGGCACCCTCACCTCGGCCACGTCGATGGACGTCGACCTCAACGACGGCGAGACGAAGTCCTTGACCTTCGACAAGCTGATCATCGCCAGCGGGGCCACGACCAAGATGCTCCCCGGCGTCGAGGTCAGCGACAACGTCGTCACCTACGAGGAGCAGATCCTCGACGAGAACCTGCCGGGCTCGATGATCATCGCCGGCTCCGGAGCGATCGGCGTCGAGTTCGCCTACGTCATGAAGAACTTCGGCGTGGACGTGACGATCGTCGAGTTCCTCGACCGGATGGTCCCCACCGAGGACCCGGCCATCTCCAAGGAGCTGCTCAAGCACTACAAGAAGCTCGGCGTGAAGGTCATGCTCTCGACCAAGGTCGAGTCCGTCGAGGACACCGGCTCGGGCGTCAAGGTCACCGTCACCGCGAAGGGGGGCGAGGAGCAGGTCCTGGAGGCGGACAAACTGCTCTCGGCCATCGGCTTCTCGCCGCGTGTCGAGGGCTTCGGTCTGGACGCGGCCGGGGTCGAGCTGACCGACCGCGGCGCCATCGCCATCGACGAGTACTGCCGCACCAACGTCGAGAACGTCTACGCCATCGGCGACTGCACCGCCAAGCTGATGCTCGCGCACACCGCGGAGGCCCAGGGAGTCGTCGCAGCCGAGCACATGTCCGGCGCGGAGACGATGCCGGTGGAGTACGACTTCATCCCGCGTGCGACCTACTGCCACCCGCAGATCGCCTCCTTCGGCTACAGCGAGGAGCAGGCGAAGGAGAAGGGCTTCGACGTCAAGACCGCGACCTTCCCCTTCAGCGCCAACGGCAAGGCAGTTGGCCTCGGTGACCCGACCGGTTTCGTCAAGGTCGTCGCCGACGCCGAGTACAACGAGATCCTCGGCGCGCACATGATCGGGCCCGACGTCACCGAGCTGCTGCCGGCGCTGACCCTGGCCCAGCAGTGGGACCTGACGGCCGACGAGGTCGCCCGCAACGTCTTCGCCCACCCGACCCTCTCCGAGGCGCTCAAGGAGGCCGTCGAGGGGATCGCGGGTCACATGACCCACCTCTGA
- a CDS encoding DUF4233 domain-containing protein, with protein sequence MTSDRTPPDRARPQGKFMWRMLAVVLGGQALVIFFGALTGRGLNPDQEPVVAGLTPFALMSALAVLAVVAAGLMKRPFGPALGWVVQVLSILSGLWVTMMFLVGILFAVLYGYCQRVGRRVDREQIARALEQQQER encoded by the coding sequence GTGACTTCCGACAGGACCCCGCCGGATCGGGCGCGCCCGCAGGGCAAGTTCATGTGGCGCATGCTCGCCGTCGTCCTCGGTGGGCAGGCCCTCGTCATCTTTTTCGGGGCGCTGACCGGGCGTGGGCTGAACCCCGACCAGGAGCCGGTCGTCGCGGGACTGACTCCCTTCGCCCTCATGAGCGCGCTCGCGGTCCTCGCGGTCGTCGCGGCCGGTCTGATGAAACGTCCCTTCGGCCCGGCCCTGGGGTGGGTCGTGCAGGTCCTGTCGATCCTCTCGGGTCTCTGGGTGACCATGATGTTCCTCGTCGGCATCCTCTTCGCGGTGCTGTACGGCTACTGCCAGCGCGTGGGGCGCCGGGTCGACCGTGAGCAGATCGCCCGGGCCCTCGAGCAGCAGCAGGAGCGCTGA
- the ndk gene encoding nucleoside-diphosphate kinase: MQTERSLILVKPDGFRRGLTGEVIRRIEAKGYTLAALAVVTPTREQLAAHYAEHEGKPFYEPLLEFMSSGPAAAVVVEGEECIKGFRSLAGATKPTEAAPGTIRGDLGRKWSGTVDENIVHGSDSPESAEREIGIWFPGL; this comes from the coding sequence ATGCAGACCGAACGCTCCCTCATCCTCGTCAAGCCCGACGGTTTCCGCCGTGGCCTCACCGGCGAGGTGATCCGCCGGATCGAGGCGAAGGGGTACACCCTCGCCGCACTCGCGGTGGTCACCCCGACGCGCGAGCAGCTCGCCGCCCACTACGCGGAGCACGAGGGCAAGCCCTTCTACGAGCCGCTGCTGGAGTTCATGTCCTCCGGCCCCGCCGCGGCCGTCGTCGTCGAGGGCGAGGAGTGCATCAAGGGCTTCCGGTCCCTCGCCGGCGCGACCAAGCCGACCGAGGCGGCCCCGGGCACGATCCGCGGCGACCTCGGCCGCAAGTGGTCCGGCACGGTCGACGAGAACATCGTGCACGGCTCGGACTCCCCGGAGTCCGCCGAGCGCGAGATCGGCATCTGGTTCCCCGGCCTCTGA
- a CDS encoding penicillin-binding transpeptidase domain-containing protein: protein MSRTAPRLQVRMLASLAVLLLLAGVLLGRLGQLQLTDHEEAAGVNGPVTAVVPLPALRGRILDRHGRPIVDNAVRTDVTIDRAALADASDGGRATVRRVARTLDLPFARLWGRTTLCGAPGAADPPLCWPGSPLVPVPLAVDVDPAQAAALGERPEHYPGVSVTTQPVRSYLGADGGGAAQTIGYLTRPTADAVAESDGALTGEGLVGAAGLELQYDELLRGRPGHRTVRVDARGVAIEEADRTEPTPGKDLVTTLDRRVQRVTEEALAEGVQAARDRGHAADTAAAVVLDLRDGGVVASASLPTYDPSVWSRGVTQEEYDRLTKGADSPLIDRVSTVAQPPASTFKVVSLPGAVASGVDLDEPVNCSSSHRIGDRTFSNYESRSYGWISWRRAITVSCDTVFYRVAEDVWRAQGGLDAQDDGGDPLIRTARTLGLGSPTGIDLPAESAGRIPDREWKQEWWESTKEESCRRAETGYPDMADRTDARYLEALARENCESGHLFRPGDEANLSIGQGDVTATLLQMSTVFGTIADEGRVPTPHLGRATVTADGERTALAGGDTSSIDLPGESGDLLRRALQDVVTDPDGTAHSAFAGFPLREWPVAGKTGTAEVHGKQDTAWFVSYAPVEDPRYVVGVVVSQGGTGGATSAPIARDIHEELARGAR from the coding sequence ATGAGCCGCACCGCCCCGCGCCTGCAGGTGCGCATGCTCGCCTCCCTCGCCGTCCTGCTCCTGCTCGCGGGGGTCCTGCTCGGGCGGCTCGGGCAGCTGCAGCTGACCGACCACGAGGAGGCCGCCGGCGTCAACGGCCCCGTGACGGCGGTCGTACCCCTGCCCGCGCTGCGTGGTCGCATCCTCGACCGCCACGGGCGGCCGATCGTGGACAACGCGGTGCGCACCGATGTCACCATCGACCGGGCCGCGCTCGCCGATGCATCGGACGGCGGACGCGCGACCGTCCGCCGCGTCGCACGGACGCTGGACCTCCCCTTCGCCCGCCTGTGGGGGAGGACCACCCTCTGCGGCGCCCCGGGGGCAGCCGACCCACCGTTGTGCTGGCCGGGCTCGCCCTTGGTGCCGGTGCCCCTGGCGGTCGACGTCGACCCCGCTCAGGCCGCCGCGCTCGGCGAGCGTCCGGAGCACTACCCGGGCGTGAGCGTGACGACCCAGCCGGTGCGCTCCTACCTCGGGGCCGACGGGGGCGGCGCCGCGCAGACCATCGGTTACCTGACGCGGCCGACGGCGGACGCCGTGGCGGAGTCGGACGGGGCGCTCACCGGTGAGGGCCTCGTCGGGGCCGCCGGCCTGGAGCTGCAGTACGACGAGCTGCTGCGCGGCCGGCCCGGGCACCGCACGGTGCGCGTCGACGCTCGCGGTGTCGCCATCGAGGAGGCCGACCGCACCGAGCCCACCCCCGGCAAGGATCTCGTGACGACCCTCGACCGGCGGGTGCAGCGGGTCACGGAGGAGGCGCTCGCCGAGGGGGTGCAGGCCGCCCGCGACCGGGGTCACGCGGCCGACACCGCCGCGGCGGTCGTCCTCGACCTGCGGGACGGCGGGGTCGTCGCCTCGGCCAGCCTGCCCACCTACGACCCCTCGGTCTGGTCCCGGGGGGTGACCCAGGAGGAGTACGACCGCCTGACGAAGGGGGCGGACAGCCCGCTCATCGACCGCGTCAGCACCGTGGCGCAGCCGCCGGCGTCCACCTTCAAGGTCGTCTCCCTGCCGGGAGCGGTCGCCTCCGGGGTCGACCTCGACGAGCCGGTCAACTGCTCCTCCTCCCACCGGATCGGCGACCGGACCTTCAGCAACTACGAGTCGCGCTCCTATGGCTGGATCTCGTGGCGCCGGGCGATCACCGTCTCCTGCGACACCGTCTTCTACCGGGTGGCCGAGGACGTGTGGCGCGCCCAGGGAGGCCTGGACGCGCAGGACGACGGTGGGGACCCGCTCATCCGCACCGCCCGGACGCTCGGTCTCGGGTCGCCCACCGGCATCGACCTCCCTGCCGAGTCGGCGGGCCGCATCCCCGACCGGGAGTGGAAGCAGGAGTGGTGGGAGAGCACGAAGGAGGAGTCCTGCCGGCGTGCGGAGACGGGGTACCCGGACATGGCCGACCGCACCGACGCGCGCTACCTCGAGGCGCTGGCCCGGGAGAACTGCGAGAGCGGACACCTCTTCCGTCCCGGTGACGAGGCCAACCTGTCCATCGGCCAGGGCGACGTCACCGCCACCCTGCTGCAGATGTCGACCGTCTTCGGCACCATCGCCGACGAAGGGCGCGTCCCGACCCCGCACCTGGGGCGGGCGACCGTCACCGCCGACGGGGAGCGCACGGCCCTTGCGGGTGGTGACACGAGCAGCATCGACCTGCCGGGGGAGTCGGGGGACCTGCTGCGCCGGGCACTGCAGGACGTCGTGACCGACCCCGACGGCACCGCCCACTCCGCCTTCGCCGGCTTCCCGCTGCGGGAGTGGCCCGTCGCGGGCAAGACCGGGACCGCCGAGGTGCACGGGAAGCAGGACACCGCCTGGTTCGTCTCGTACGCGCCGGTCGAGGACCCCCGGTACGTCGTCGGGGTCGTCGTCTCGCAGGGCGGGACCGGGGGAGCGACGTCGGCGCCGATCGCCCGGGACATCCACGAGGAGCTCGCCCGGGGCGCGCGCTGA
- the mreC gene encoding rod shape-determining protein MreC: MRRLLLSLLGLTLVLLLADVAGAPLGPLRGAGAAVLGPVERLVAPGEDRVDALARENLRLEEQVRRLEEQRRVASQADDLPVAGLTTTTARVVALGRAGASGPERVTVDVGRRDGIRTDNAVIAPGGLVGRVTRVGRWSADVEVVGSPRAGVGVRTGAKGVIGTLTGSDPTTSHDADELVVTQLGRDEVGVGDEVVTLGSPGGRPYPPGVTVGTVTDVERPPGALTDTARVDPAVDLTSLDVVAVVTARAEPPS, from the coding sequence ATGCGTCGTCTCCTGCTCTCCCTGCTGGGCCTGACCCTCGTCCTCCTCCTCGCGGACGTCGCCGGTGCGCCCCTGGGCCCCCTGCGGGGTGCGGGCGCTGCCGTCCTCGGACCGGTCGAGCGCCTCGTGGCGCCGGGAGAGGACCGCGTGGACGCCCTGGCACGGGAGAACCTGCGCCTCGAGGAGCAGGTGCGCCGGCTGGAGGAGCAGCGGCGGGTCGCCTCGCAGGCCGATGACCTACCGGTCGCGGGACTCACGACGACGACGGCCCGGGTCGTGGCCCTCGGGCGCGCGGGTGCGTCCGGCCCCGAGCGCGTCACCGTCGACGTCGGGCGACGGGACGGGATCCGGACCGACAACGCCGTCATCGCCCCGGGGGGCCTCGTCGGTCGTGTCACCAGGGTCGGCAGGTGGAGCGCCGACGTCGAGGTCGTCGGCTCCCCCCGCGCCGGCGTCGGTGTACGCACCGGGGCGAAGGGGGTCATCGGCACCCTGACCGGGTCCGACCCCACCACCTCCCACGACGCGGACGAGCTCGTCGTCACCCAGCTCGGGCGCGACGAGGTCGGGGTCGGCGACGAGGTCGTCACCCTGGGCAGCCCGGGTGGTCGCCCCTACCCACCGGGGGTCACCGTCGGCACCGTCACGGACGTCGAGCGTCCCCCCGGCGCCCTCACCGACACCGCCCGCGTCGACCCGGCCGTCGACCTGACCTCGCTCGACGTCGTCGCCGTCGTCACCGCCCGGGCGGAGCCCCCGTCGTGA